From Triticum aestivum cultivar Chinese Spring chromosome 4A, IWGSC CS RefSeq v2.1, whole genome shotgun sequence, a single genomic window includes:
- the LOC123086974 gene encoding STS14 protein, which produces MAPQRRHHAACLLVLLALCAPPAHGGRALPARVSKAQAAAAAANATATADEFLAPHNKARAAVGVAALRWSADLTAAAAWTASQQQKQKNCAFADMGASPYGANQGWASYRARPAEVVASWVAQGKYYTHANNSCAAGQQCGTYTQVVWRRTAEVGCAQASCASGATLTLCLYNPHGNVKGESPY; this is translated from the coding sequence ATGGCTCCCCAGCGCCGCCACCACGCGGcgtgcctcctcgtcctcctcgcgcTGTGCGCCCCGCCGGCCCACGGCGGCCGCGCGCTGCCGGCCAGGGTCAGcaaggcgcaggcggcggcggcggcggccaacgcGACGGCGACGGCGGACGAGTTCCTGGCGCCGCACAACAAGGCGCGCGCGGCGGTCGGCGTGGCCGCGCTGCGGTGGAGCGCGgacctgacggcggcggcggcgtggaccgcgtcccagcagcagaagcagaagaaCTGCGCGTTCGCGGACATGGGCGCCAGCCCCTACGGCGCGAACCAGGGGTGGGCGAGCTACCGCGCGCGCCCGGCCGAGGTGGTGGCCTCCTGGGTGGCGCAGGGCAAGTACTACACCCACGCCAACAACTCCTGCGCCGCCGGCCAGCAGTGCGGCACCTACACGCAGGTGGTCTGGCGCCGCACCGCCGAGGTCGGCTGCGCGCAGGCCAGCTGCGCCTCCGGCGCCACGCTCACGCTCTGCCTCTACAACCCGCACGGCAACGTCAAGGGCGAGAGCCCCTACTAG